One Denticeps clupeoides chromosome 10, fDenClu1.1, whole genome shotgun sequence genomic window carries:
- the ttll10 gene encoding protein polyglycylase TTLL10 isoform X1, translating to MVSKGGASRTGPMQDGNPAHQQKISEGPGGAGPVSRGQTEVVGPGPGAGGKQPESGERRGTRRPDRGRPGGQVELAGGAVPGIRVSCKVQRQSRGPHIAERRSRHAEDPCGTRPFFFIGGANGAAIVSSYCESKGWQRIYDKSREDYRLKWCETKSPTAYWNFREGEQLLYQIPNNKVLTTKIGLLASLTEYERVISKVNHGRGIRRLKIEEFLPSTFRMDVRDEREAFFSKLDEGDETNMWICKPTGLNQGRGIFLLRTKEDLAAFRSRLQNLSDSHHNKFSSHPPQARIVQWYIQNPLLLSGRKFDVRSYFLIACTSPYMLFFRHGYVRLTCDLYDPTSNNLSNHLTNQYMQKKHPLYSVLKEETVWSMERFNTYVNENFMTDKGLPKDWVLGFFARRMQQVIVHCFMAVKTKLERKLGLFDLIGCDFLIDEDFKVWLLEMNCNPALHINCEVLKEVVPNTLTEALDLTLEIFTKRLNKLHLLPLDSQRDFVLLYSGEETPGSPRRSTIARPCQTLWPKSSQALKNTKKLARGQRTATVSKPGKKSMNAPISGSPATHSPHNPPPACAIKTGSLHQGPQIRFSGAPVTNGTHKVLRTPRPPKHALTRVELQLRKCTWHDPLSACQDGLPHQPLQTRSAIVSTSAPAISEDLGASKHSWKVRPVRLHRGGRPLPVLRPINCRRAHLQARRIVWQHNQDAEVEDAIQCKGEAAIPDQSS from the exons ATGGTGAGCAAGGGGGGTGCCAGCCGGACAGGGCCGATGCAAGACGGTAATCCCGCTCACCAGCAGAAGATCTCTGAGGGCCCGGGCGGGGCCGGTCCTGTCTCGCGTGGGCAGACGGAGGTTGTGGGGCCGGGCCCCGGAGCTGGAGGTAAACAGCCGGAGTCTGGGGAGCGTCGGGGGACGCGACGCCCTGATCGGGGGCGGCCAGGGGGACAGGTGGAGCTGGCAGGTGGAGCTGTGCCAG GTATCAGGGTGTCCTGTAAAGTGCAGAGACAGAGCAGGGGCCCACATATAGCAGAAAGGCGCAGCAGGCATGCAGAGGATCCATGTGGCACTAGGCCTTTCTTCTTTATTGGAGGGGCCAATGGAGCAGCCAT AGTGTCCTCATATTGTGAAAGTAAAGGCTGGCAGCGAATTTATGACAAAAGCAGAGAGGACTACCGGCTGAAATGGTGTGAGACCAAATCACCCACAGCTTACTGGAATTTCCGAGAGG GTGAACAGTTGCTGTACCAGATTCCCAACAACAAAGTCCTGACAACTAAGATTGGCCTCCTCGCCAGCTTAACTGAATATGAGAGGGTCATTAGCAAGGTCAACCATGGCCGGGGGATCAG GAGGTTGAAGATAGAGGAGTTCCTTCCATCCACATTCCGAATGGATGTGAGGGATGAAAGAGAGGCCTTCTTTTCTAAACTTGATGAAG GTGATGAGACCAATATGTGGATCTGTAAGCCCACTGGCCTGAATCAGGGGCGGGGCATCTTCCTACTCCGAACTAAAGAAGATCTTGCTGCATTCCGTTCTCGTCTGCAGAACCTGAGCGACAGCCATCATAACAAGTTTTCCTCTCACCCTCCACAGGCCCGGATCGTTCAGTG GTATATACAGAACCCACTGCTTCTCAGCGGAAGAAAATTTGATGTGAGGTCATACTTCCTCATTGCTTGCACTTCCCCTTACATGCTGTTCTTCCGCCATGGTTATGTTCGACTGACTTGTGACCTTTATGACCCCACTTCTAACAACCTATCCAATCACCTGACCAACCAG TACATGCAAAAGAAGCACCCGTTGTACAGTGTGCTAAAGGAGGAGACTGTGTGGTCCATGGAGCGTTTTAACACATATGTGAATGAGAATTTCATGACTGACAAGGGCCTGCCTAAGGACTGGGTGCTTGGCTTCTTTGCG AGGCGCATGCAGCAAGTCATAGTTCACTGTTTCATGGCTGTCAAAACCAAACTGGAAAGGAAGCTGGGCCTTTTTGACCTGATTGGATGTGACTTTCTCATTGATGAAGACTTCAAG GTGTGGCTGCTTGAGATGAACTGTAACCCAGCTCTTCACATCAATTGTGAGGTGCTAAAGGAAGTGGTTCCAAACACACTCACTGAGGCCTTAG ATTTAACCTTGGAGATCTTTACAAAGCGCCTCAATAAACTGCACCTGCTGCCACTGGACAGTCAAAGAGACTTTGTGCTTCTGTACAGTGGCGAGGAAACTCCAGGATCCCCCAGAAGAAGTACAATAGCACGACCTTGCCAAACTCTGTGGCCAAAGAGCAGCCAGGCCcttaaaaacaccaaaaaactTGCCAGAGGCCAGAGAACTGCAACCGTGTCCAAACCAGGAAAGAAAAGCATGAATGCACCGATCTCAGGGAGTCCTGCAACCCACAGTCCTCATAATCCTCCTCCAGCGTGTGCTATCAAGACTGGCTCACTGCATCAGGGGCCGCAAATCAGATTCTCAGGTGCACCAGTGACCAACGGAACTCATAAGGTGCTCAGAACTCCTCGGCCACCCAAACATGCACTGACCCGCGTGGAGCTGCAGCTCAGGAAGTGCACCTGGCACGACCCTCTCTCCGCGTGTCAGGATGGCCTACCCCATCAGCCGCTCCAGACCAGGAGCGCCATCGTGTCCACGTCCGCTCCGGCTATAAGTGAGGACCTGGGTGCGTCCAAACACAGCTGGAAGGTCAGGCCTGTCCGACTACACAGGGGTGGGAGACCCCTGCCGGTCCTTAGGCCAATCAACTGTCGGCGGGCCCATCTGCAGGCCCGGCGAATCGTGTGGCAGCACAACCAAGACGCCGAAGTGGAAGACGCCATACAGTGCAAGGGTGAAGCCGCCATCCCCGACCAAAGCTCTTGA
- the ttll10 gene encoding protein polyglycylase TTLL10 isoform X2 — protein MVSKGGASRTGPMQDGNPAHQQKISEGPGGAGPVSRGQTEVVGPGPGAGAGIRVSCKVQRQSRGPHIAERRSRHAEDPCGTRPFFFIGGANGAAIVSSYCESKGWQRIYDKSREDYRLKWCETKSPTAYWNFREGEQLLYQIPNNKVLTTKIGLLASLTEYERVISKVNHGRGIRRLKIEEFLPSTFRMDVRDEREAFFSKLDEGDETNMWICKPTGLNQGRGIFLLRTKEDLAAFRSRLQNLSDSHHNKFSSHPPQARIVQWYIQNPLLLSGRKFDVRSYFLIACTSPYMLFFRHGYVRLTCDLYDPTSNNLSNHLTNQYMQKKHPLYSVLKEETVWSMERFNTYVNENFMTDKGLPKDWVLGFFARRMQQVIVHCFMAVKTKLERKLGLFDLIGCDFLIDEDFKVWLLEMNCNPALHINCEVLKEVVPNTLTEALDLTLEIFTKRLNKLHLLPLDSQRDFVLLYSGEETPGSPRRSTIARPCQTLWPKSSQALKNTKKLARGQRTATVSKPGKKSMNAPISGSPATHSPHNPPPACAIKTGSLHQGPQIRFSGAPVTNGTHKVLRTPRPPKHALTRVELQLRKCTWHDPLSACQDGLPHQPLQTRSAIVSTSAPAISEDLGASKHSWKVRPVRLHRGGRPLPVLRPINCRRAHLQARRIVWQHNQDAEVEDAIQCKGEAAIPDQSS, from the exons ATGGTGAGCAAGGGGGGTGCCAGCCGGACAGGGCCGATGCAAGACGGTAATCCCGCTCACCAGCAGAAGATCTCTGAGGGCCCGGGCGGGGCCGGTCCTGTCTCGCGTGGGCAGACGGAGGTTGTGGGGCCGGGCCCCGGAGCTGGAG CAGGTATCAGGGTGTCCTGTAAAGTGCAGAGACAGAGCAGGGGCCCACATATAGCAGAAAGGCGCAGCAGGCATGCAGAGGATCCATGTGGCACTAGGCCTTTCTTCTTTATTGGAGGGGCCAATGGAGCAGCCAT AGTGTCCTCATATTGTGAAAGTAAAGGCTGGCAGCGAATTTATGACAAAAGCAGAGAGGACTACCGGCTGAAATGGTGTGAGACCAAATCACCCACAGCTTACTGGAATTTCCGAGAGG GTGAACAGTTGCTGTACCAGATTCCCAACAACAAAGTCCTGACAACTAAGATTGGCCTCCTCGCCAGCTTAACTGAATATGAGAGGGTCATTAGCAAGGTCAACCATGGCCGGGGGATCAG GAGGTTGAAGATAGAGGAGTTCCTTCCATCCACATTCCGAATGGATGTGAGGGATGAAAGAGAGGCCTTCTTTTCTAAACTTGATGAAG GTGATGAGACCAATATGTGGATCTGTAAGCCCACTGGCCTGAATCAGGGGCGGGGCATCTTCCTACTCCGAACTAAAGAAGATCTTGCTGCATTCCGTTCTCGTCTGCAGAACCTGAGCGACAGCCATCATAACAAGTTTTCCTCTCACCCTCCACAGGCCCGGATCGTTCAGTG GTATATACAGAACCCACTGCTTCTCAGCGGAAGAAAATTTGATGTGAGGTCATACTTCCTCATTGCTTGCACTTCCCCTTACATGCTGTTCTTCCGCCATGGTTATGTTCGACTGACTTGTGACCTTTATGACCCCACTTCTAACAACCTATCCAATCACCTGACCAACCAG TACATGCAAAAGAAGCACCCGTTGTACAGTGTGCTAAAGGAGGAGACTGTGTGGTCCATGGAGCGTTTTAACACATATGTGAATGAGAATTTCATGACTGACAAGGGCCTGCCTAAGGACTGGGTGCTTGGCTTCTTTGCG AGGCGCATGCAGCAAGTCATAGTTCACTGTTTCATGGCTGTCAAAACCAAACTGGAAAGGAAGCTGGGCCTTTTTGACCTGATTGGATGTGACTTTCTCATTGATGAAGACTTCAAG GTGTGGCTGCTTGAGATGAACTGTAACCCAGCTCTTCACATCAATTGTGAGGTGCTAAAGGAAGTGGTTCCAAACACACTCACTGAGGCCTTAG ATTTAACCTTGGAGATCTTTACAAAGCGCCTCAATAAACTGCACCTGCTGCCACTGGACAGTCAAAGAGACTTTGTGCTTCTGTACAGTGGCGAGGAAACTCCAGGATCCCCCAGAAGAAGTACAATAGCACGACCTTGCCAAACTCTGTGGCCAAAGAGCAGCCAGGCCcttaaaaacaccaaaaaactTGCCAGAGGCCAGAGAACTGCAACCGTGTCCAAACCAGGAAAGAAAAGCATGAATGCACCGATCTCAGGGAGTCCTGCAACCCACAGTCCTCATAATCCTCCTCCAGCGTGTGCTATCAAGACTGGCTCACTGCATCAGGGGCCGCAAATCAGATTCTCAGGTGCACCAGTGACCAACGGAACTCATAAGGTGCTCAGAACTCCTCGGCCACCCAAACATGCACTGACCCGCGTGGAGCTGCAGCTCAGGAAGTGCACCTGGCACGACCCTCTCTCCGCGTGTCAGGATGGCCTACCCCATCAGCCGCTCCAGACCAGGAGCGCCATCGTGTCCACGTCCGCTCCGGCTATAAGTGAGGACCTGGGTGCGTCCAAACACAGCTGGAAGGTCAGGCCTGTCCGACTACACAGGGGTGGGAGACCCCTGCCGGTCCTTAGGCCAATCAACTGTCGGCGGGCCCATCTGCAGGCCCGGCGAATCGTGTGGCAGCACAACCAAGACGCCGAAGTGGAAGACGCCATACAGTGCAAGGGTGAAGCCGCCATCCCCGACCAAAGCTCTTGA
- the ttll10 gene encoding protein polyglycylase TTLL10 isoform X3, whose amino-acid sequence MVSKGGASRTGPMQDGNPAHQQKISEGPGGAGPVSRGQTEVVGPGPGAGGIRVSCKVQRQSRGPHIAERRSRHAEDPCGTRPFFFIGGANGAAIVSSYCESKGWQRIYDKSREDYRLKWCETKSPTAYWNFREGEQLLYQIPNNKVLTTKIGLLASLTEYERVISKVNHGRGIRRLKIEEFLPSTFRMDVRDEREAFFSKLDEGDETNMWICKPTGLNQGRGIFLLRTKEDLAAFRSRLQNLSDSHHNKFSSHPPQARIVQWYIQNPLLLSGRKFDVRSYFLIACTSPYMLFFRHGYVRLTCDLYDPTSNNLSNHLTNQYMQKKHPLYSVLKEETVWSMERFNTYVNENFMTDKGLPKDWVLGFFARRMQQVIVHCFMAVKTKLERKLGLFDLIGCDFLIDEDFKVWLLEMNCNPALHINCEVLKEVVPNTLTEALDLTLEIFTKRLNKLHLLPLDSQRDFVLLYSGEETPGSPRRSTIARPCQTLWPKSSQALKNTKKLARGQRTATVSKPGKKSMNAPISGSPATHSPHNPPPACAIKTGSLHQGPQIRFSGAPVTNGTHKVLRTPRPPKHALTRVELQLRKCTWHDPLSACQDGLPHQPLQTRSAIVSTSAPAISEDLGASKHSWKVRPVRLHRGGRPLPVLRPINCRRAHLQARRIVWQHNQDAEVEDAIQCKGEAAIPDQSS is encoded by the exons ATGGTGAGCAAGGGGGGTGCCAGCCGGACAGGGCCGATGCAAGACGGTAATCCCGCTCACCAGCAGAAGATCTCTGAGGGCCCGGGCGGGGCCGGTCCTGTCTCGCGTGGGCAGACGGAGGTTGTGGGGCCGGGCCCCGGAGCTGGAG GTATCAGGGTGTCCTGTAAAGTGCAGAGACAGAGCAGGGGCCCACATATAGCAGAAAGGCGCAGCAGGCATGCAGAGGATCCATGTGGCACTAGGCCTTTCTTCTTTATTGGAGGGGCCAATGGAGCAGCCAT AGTGTCCTCATATTGTGAAAGTAAAGGCTGGCAGCGAATTTATGACAAAAGCAGAGAGGACTACCGGCTGAAATGGTGTGAGACCAAATCACCCACAGCTTACTGGAATTTCCGAGAGG GTGAACAGTTGCTGTACCAGATTCCCAACAACAAAGTCCTGACAACTAAGATTGGCCTCCTCGCCAGCTTAACTGAATATGAGAGGGTCATTAGCAAGGTCAACCATGGCCGGGGGATCAG GAGGTTGAAGATAGAGGAGTTCCTTCCATCCACATTCCGAATGGATGTGAGGGATGAAAGAGAGGCCTTCTTTTCTAAACTTGATGAAG GTGATGAGACCAATATGTGGATCTGTAAGCCCACTGGCCTGAATCAGGGGCGGGGCATCTTCCTACTCCGAACTAAAGAAGATCTTGCTGCATTCCGTTCTCGTCTGCAGAACCTGAGCGACAGCCATCATAACAAGTTTTCCTCTCACCCTCCACAGGCCCGGATCGTTCAGTG GTATATACAGAACCCACTGCTTCTCAGCGGAAGAAAATTTGATGTGAGGTCATACTTCCTCATTGCTTGCACTTCCCCTTACATGCTGTTCTTCCGCCATGGTTATGTTCGACTGACTTGTGACCTTTATGACCCCACTTCTAACAACCTATCCAATCACCTGACCAACCAG TACATGCAAAAGAAGCACCCGTTGTACAGTGTGCTAAAGGAGGAGACTGTGTGGTCCATGGAGCGTTTTAACACATATGTGAATGAGAATTTCATGACTGACAAGGGCCTGCCTAAGGACTGGGTGCTTGGCTTCTTTGCG AGGCGCATGCAGCAAGTCATAGTTCACTGTTTCATGGCTGTCAAAACCAAACTGGAAAGGAAGCTGGGCCTTTTTGACCTGATTGGATGTGACTTTCTCATTGATGAAGACTTCAAG GTGTGGCTGCTTGAGATGAACTGTAACCCAGCTCTTCACATCAATTGTGAGGTGCTAAAGGAAGTGGTTCCAAACACACTCACTGAGGCCTTAG ATTTAACCTTGGAGATCTTTACAAAGCGCCTCAATAAACTGCACCTGCTGCCACTGGACAGTCAAAGAGACTTTGTGCTTCTGTACAGTGGCGAGGAAACTCCAGGATCCCCCAGAAGAAGTACAATAGCACGACCTTGCCAAACTCTGTGGCCAAAGAGCAGCCAGGCCcttaaaaacaccaaaaaactTGCCAGAGGCCAGAGAACTGCAACCGTGTCCAAACCAGGAAAGAAAAGCATGAATGCACCGATCTCAGGGAGTCCTGCAACCCACAGTCCTCATAATCCTCCTCCAGCGTGTGCTATCAAGACTGGCTCACTGCATCAGGGGCCGCAAATCAGATTCTCAGGTGCACCAGTGACCAACGGAACTCATAAGGTGCTCAGAACTCCTCGGCCACCCAAACATGCACTGACCCGCGTGGAGCTGCAGCTCAGGAAGTGCACCTGGCACGACCCTCTCTCCGCGTGTCAGGATGGCCTACCCCATCAGCCGCTCCAGACCAGGAGCGCCATCGTGTCCACGTCCGCTCCGGCTATAAGTGAGGACCTGGGTGCGTCCAAACACAGCTGGAAGGTCAGGCCTGTCCGACTACACAGGGGTGGGAGACCCCTGCCGGTCCTTAGGCCAATCAACTGTCGGCGGGCCCATCTGCAGGCCCGGCGAATCGTGTGGCAGCACAACCAAGACGCCGAAGTGGAAGACGCCATACAGTGCAAGGGTGAAGCCGCCATCCCCGACCAAAGCTCTTGA
- the ttll10 gene encoding protein polyglycylase TTLL10 isoform X4, whose product MVSKGGASRTGPMQDGNPAHQQKISEGPGGAGPVSRGQTEVVGPGPGAGGKQPESGERRGTRRPDRGRPGGQVELAGGAVPGIRVSCKVQRQSRGPHIAERRSRHAEDPCGTRPFFFIGGANGAAIVSSYCESKGWQRIYDKSREDYRLKWCETKSPTAYWNFREGEQLLYQIPNNKVLTTKIGLLASLTEYERVISKVNHGRGIRRLKIEEFLPSTFRMDVRDEREAFFSKLDEGDETNMWICKPTGLNQGRGIFLLRTKEDLAAFRSRLQNLSDSHHNKFSSHPPQARIVQWYIQNPLLLSGRKFDVRSYFLIACTSPYMLFFRHGYVRLTCDLYDPTSNNLSNHLTNQYMQKKHPLYSVLKEETVWSMERFNTYVNENFMTDKGLPKDWVLGFFARRMQQVIVHCFMAVKTKLERKLGLFDLIGCDFLIDEDFKVWLLEMNCNPALHINCEVLKEVVPNTLTEALDAFIQSD is encoded by the exons ATGGTGAGCAAGGGGGGTGCCAGCCGGACAGGGCCGATGCAAGACGGTAATCCCGCTCACCAGCAGAAGATCTCTGAGGGCCCGGGCGGGGCCGGTCCTGTCTCGCGTGGGCAGACGGAGGTTGTGGGGCCGGGCCCCGGAGCTGGAGGTAAACAGCCGGAGTCTGGGGAGCGTCGGGGGACGCGACGCCCTGATCGGGGGCGGCCAGGGGGACAGGTGGAGCTGGCAGGTGGAGCTGTGCCAG GTATCAGGGTGTCCTGTAAAGTGCAGAGACAGAGCAGGGGCCCACATATAGCAGAAAGGCGCAGCAGGCATGCAGAGGATCCATGTGGCACTAGGCCTTTCTTCTTTATTGGAGGGGCCAATGGAGCAGCCAT AGTGTCCTCATATTGTGAAAGTAAAGGCTGGCAGCGAATTTATGACAAAAGCAGAGAGGACTACCGGCTGAAATGGTGTGAGACCAAATCACCCACAGCTTACTGGAATTTCCGAGAGG GTGAACAGTTGCTGTACCAGATTCCCAACAACAAAGTCCTGACAACTAAGATTGGCCTCCTCGCCAGCTTAACTGAATATGAGAGGGTCATTAGCAAGGTCAACCATGGCCGGGGGATCAG GAGGTTGAAGATAGAGGAGTTCCTTCCATCCACATTCCGAATGGATGTGAGGGATGAAAGAGAGGCCTTCTTTTCTAAACTTGATGAAG GTGATGAGACCAATATGTGGATCTGTAAGCCCACTGGCCTGAATCAGGGGCGGGGCATCTTCCTACTCCGAACTAAAGAAGATCTTGCTGCATTCCGTTCTCGTCTGCAGAACCTGAGCGACAGCCATCATAACAAGTTTTCCTCTCACCCTCCACAGGCCCGGATCGTTCAGTG GTATATACAGAACCCACTGCTTCTCAGCGGAAGAAAATTTGATGTGAGGTCATACTTCCTCATTGCTTGCACTTCCCCTTACATGCTGTTCTTCCGCCATGGTTATGTTCGACTGACTTGTGACCTTTATGACCCCACTTCTAACAACCTATCCAATCACCTGACCAACCAG TACATGCAAAAGAAGCACCCGTTGTACAGTGTGCTAAAGGAGGAGACTGTGTGGTCCATGGAGCGTTTTAACACATATGTGAATGAGAATTTCATGACTGACAAGGGCCTGCCTAAGGACTGGGTGCTTGGCTTCTTTGCG AGGCGCATGCAGCAAGTCATAGTTCACTGTTTCATGGCTGTCAAAACCAAACTGGAAAGGAAGCTGGGCCTTTTTGACCTGATTGGATGTGACTTTCTCATTGATGAAGACTTCAAG GTGTGGCTGCTTGAGATGAACTGTAACCCAGCTCTTCACATCAATTGTGAGGTGCTAAAGGAAGTGGTTCCAAACACACTCACTGAGGCCTTAG atgcttttatccaaagcgactaa